One genomic window of Nakamurella panacisegetis includes the following:
- a CDS encoding MFS transporter, with protein MSTSTARIDQDGAAASTITPAPLEQETASGRQHSRRWWVLVVAALAQLVVVLDATIVNIALPTAQASLGFSNDNRQWLVTGYALAFGALLLLGGRLSDLFGRRLMFTIGLLGFGAASALGGSANSFGLLLTARSLQGVFGALVAPAALSLLTVTFTNAAERARAFAIFGAVAGSGGAIGLILGGALTEYASWRWCMFVNVPLVVLAVIGAALLLPRQNKAEVKPKLDLPGTIVIVLGLVSLVYGLAQAETKGWTSGVTLGFIAAGLVLIAVFVKVETTVSHPLLPMRILADRTRGGAYAAVGIVGAGMFAVFLFLTYYLSTILAFTPLETGLSFLPMIGGLMVSVQLTPSVVSRIGAKVPVLVGMAVAAVGMLMLTQLDLHSAYTANILPGLVVMGLGIGAVMGTSFGAATQGVAAADAGVASAVVNTVQQIGGSIGTAVLSAVSAAAATNYLVGKQATPANVAQAAMDSYTTAFWWAAGIFTLGAVVCGLLLRHGAVAVDPEAPKVIAH; from the coding sequence ATGTCCACCAGTACTGCCCGGATCGATCAGGACGGGGCGGCGGCATCAACCATCACGCCCGCGCCCCTCGAGCAGGAGACGGCTTCCGGCCGGCAGCATTCGCGCCGTTGGTGGGTCCTCGTGGTGGCGGCACTGGCGCAGTTGGTCGTCGTCCTCGACGCCACCATCGTCAACATCGCCCTGCCGACGGCCCAAGCGTCCCTTGGGTTCTCGAACGACAATCGGCAGTGGCTGGTGACCGGCTACGCCCTCGCCTTCGGTGCGCTGCTGCTGCTCGGCGGGCGCCTGAGTGACCTGTTCGGCCGCCGCCTGATGTTCACCATCGGCCTGCTCGGCTTCGGTGCCGCCTCCGCGCTCGGCGGCTCGGCGAACAGCTTCGGCCTGCTGCTGACCGCCCGCAGCCTCCAGGGCGTGTTCGGCGCGTTGGTCGCCCCGGCGGCCCTTTCCCTGCTGACCGTCACCTTCACCAACGCGGCGGAACGAGCGCGAGCCTTCGCCATCTTCGGCGCGGTCGCCGGCAGTGGTGGCGCCATCGGGCTGATCCTGGGCGGTGCGCTCACCGAGTACGCCTCCTGGCGCTGGTGCATGTTCGTGAACGTTCCGCTGGTCGTGCTGGCCGTGATCGGCGCGGCCCTGCTGCTGCCCCGCCAGAACAAGGCCGAGGTCAAGCCGAAACTCGACCTGCCGGGAACGATCGTCATCGTGCTGGGCCTGGTCTCGCTGGTCTACGGACTGGCCCAGGCCGAGACCAAGGGCTGGACCAGCGGGGTCACGCTCGGCTTCATCGCCGCCGGCCTCGTGCTGATCGCGGTGTTCGTCAAGGTCGAGACCACGGTGTCGCACCCGTTGTTGCCGATGCGGATCCTGGCCGACCGGACCCGCGGTGGCGCCTACGCCGCCGTCGGGATCGTCGGGGCCGGCATGTTCGCGGTCTTCCTGTTCCTGACCTACTACCTCTCGACCATCCTGGCGTTCACTCCACTCGAGACCGGACTGTCGTTCCTGCCGATGATCGGCGGGCTGATGGTCTCGGTCCAGCTGACGCCGTCGGTCGTGAGCCGGATCGGAGCCAAGGTCCCGGTCCTGGTCGGTATGGCCGTGGCCGCGGTCGGCATGCTCATGCTGACCCAGCTCGACCTGCACAGTGCCTACACGGCGAACATCCTGCCCGGCCTGGTGGTCATGGGCCTCGGTATCGGCGCCGTCATGGGTACCTCGTTCGGAGCGGCCACCCAGGGTGTTGCCGCGGCCGACGCCGGCGTGGCCAGCGCTGTGGTCAACACGGTCCAGCAGATCGGTGGCTCCATCGGAACGGCGGTACTGAGTGCGGTCTCGGCCGCCGCGGCCACCAACTACCTCGTCGGCAAGCAGGCCACTCCGGCCAATGTGGCGCAGGCCGCGATGGACAGCTACACCACCGCCTTCTGGTGGGCGGCCGGTATCTTCACCCTGGGCGCGGTCGTCTGCGGGTTGCTGCTGCGGCACGGCGCGGTGGCGGTCGACCCGGAGGCCCCGAAGGTCATCGCCCACTGA
- a CDS encoding TetR/AcrR family transcriptional regulator, whose translation MTTAARADASARPLRADAERNRRLILEVAADVFAEKGLDAGFDEIARRAGVGAGTVYRRFPHRDELIEALLTHRLGELTELARVSAQNPDAWAGLVDFLEGSIAMQMHDRGLRELMEMSGRWADCSIEAKNKLVPAVAALLTRAKEQGQLRPDVELTDFSVLGTIVGSVNELAPPDLWRRYLVLFLDGLRTRRTAPTPLPVAAPDEDIYRAGGSNGLGGASGSGG comes from the coding sequence ATGACCACCGCTGCCCGCGCCGACGCGAGCGCCCGTCCGCTGCGGGCCGACGCCGAACGCAATCGCCGACTCATCCTCGAGGTCGCGGCCGACGTCTTCGCCGAGAAGGGACTGGACGCCGGGTTTGACGAGATCGCCCGCCGCGCCGGCGTCGGCGCCGGCACCGTCTACCGACGTTTTCCGCACCGGGACGAACTCATCGAGGCGCTGCTCACCCACCGGCTCGGGGAGCTCACCGAGCTCGCCCGGGTCAGCGCGCAGAATCCGGACGCCTGGGCCGGTCTGGTCGACTTCCTGGAGGGCAGCATCGCCATGCAGATGCACGACCGGGGGCTCCGGGAACTGATGGAGATGTCCGGCCGGTGGGCCGACTGCTCGATCGAGGCCAAGAACAAACTGGTGCCGGCGGTCGCAGCCTTGCTCACCCGGGCGAAGGAGCAGGGACAACTACGCCCCGACGTGGAACTCACCGACTTCTCCGTGCTCGGCACCATCGTCGGCTCGGTCAACGAACTGGCACCGCCTGACCTCTGGCGCCGCTATCTGGTGCTGTTCCTCGACGGGCTGCGGACGAGGCGGACGGCACCGACTCCACTGCCGGTCGCCGCGCCCGACGAGGACATCTACAGGGCCGGCGGATCGAACGGGCTCGGCGGCGCCAGCGGATCCGGCGGATAG
- a CDS encoding lysylphosphatidylglycerol synthase transmembrane domain-containing protein, which translates to MSGFSLRRPRRPITGATDGSPRSFWPAARIRRPLDIGRLVLTSGLLAVVLTVAPIDLGQLRAIASLLPTVRSGLPRIVLAIANVAVSVAVFGALTALVVDAVRSRRLALTSAAMACVTGLVMAFGLGLLLRVVAGDEIGRLLTGPWSGSAGLAITAVIALLVGSDPHGRRGWVAARVSVAGAVACDLALGSLTVPSLAYAALVGAAAGFAVRVAVGVVPARPPEEVLRAVLADADLVLTALTPLEQAAGRIRYTGVGPDVGEVRVTVVDPDRGGVPFVRRIWRLLRLRTAVVGRPALTLRGQLERQALTAGLAKAAGVPAPEVLALLAAGPALVLVERPLVGVRISACSADEAGRAVAAAFVALRRLHGVGVAHGAVTAEGIRLLPDGGAGFADFSLAQPATTELQRGLDVAALLVVTAAEVGADAAVAALRATYALTPATEARLAALLQPVVLPPPLRREVRRTPRLGEVREAIIGPGGLRGIVGAPRLERLRPRTVLSIVGGTVAVYLLATQLSRVSIGAAIRAANPGWLAVAVVGSALTYLGSAVALQAFVSTRLPLGRTVFAQLAASFVALVTPPAVGHVGLNIRYLQKSGLSTATATADVAVKELVTVIITVPLLLICGWLSGVSGSRLALLPSGTVLAILGATAAVMAVIALAPPTRRLLRRRLEPLIRRTLPQLITTLSDPKRLATALVGVLVLNGGYVLALDASLRAFSTSLGLPTLVVVYLAASTLGSAAPTPGGLGAIEAALVAGLTAAGVPVGASITAVLAFRAATFWLPAPLGWGAFVMLQRRSRI; encoded by the coding sequence GTGTCCGGATTCTCGTTGCGACGACCACGTCGGCCGATCACCGGAGCGACCGACGGCAGCCCGCGATCCTTCTGGCCGGCCGCGCGTATCCGGCGTCCGCTCGACATCGGCCGGCTGGTGCTGACATCGGGCCTCCTCGCCGTGGTGCTGACGGTGGCCCCGATCGATCTCGGCCAGTTGCGGGCCATCGCCTCACTGTTGCCCACGGTCCGCTCCGGGTTGCCTCGGATCGTGTTGGCCATCGCGAATGTGGCGGTCTCGGTCGCTGTCTTCGGGGCGCTGACCGCGCTCGTCGTGGATGCCGTGCGCTCACGGCGGCTGGCGCTGACCAGCGCCGCAATGGCCTGTGTGACCGGGCTGGTGATGGCGTTCGGGCTCGGTCTCCTGTTGCGCGTGGTGGCCGGTGACGAGATCGGGAGGTTGTTGACCGGGCCGTGGAGCGGTTCGGCCGGTCTGGCCATCACCGCAGTGATCGCGCTGCTGGTCGGGTCCGACCCGCACGGTCGTCGCGGATGGGTCGCGGCCCGGGTCAGCGTGGCCGGCGCGGTCGCGTGCGACCTGGCCCTGGGCAGCCTGACCGTGCCGAGCCTGGCCTATGCCGCGCTGGTCGGCGCGGCCGCCGGCTTCGCGGTCCGGGTCGCGGTCGGGGTCGTTCCGGCTCGACCACCTGAGGAGGTGTTGCGGGCCGTGCTGGCCGACGCGGATCTGGTGCTGACGGCGCTGACGCCGCTGGAGCAGGCGGCCGGGCGGATCCGATATACCGGGGTGGGTCCGGACGTCGGCGAGGTACGGGTGACCGTGGTGGACCCCGATCGCGGCGGTGTGCCGTTCGTCCGGCGGATCTGGCGGTTGCTGCGTCTACGCACGGCGGTCGTGGGCCGCCCGGCTCTGACGCTGCGGGGCCAGTTGGAGCGGCAGGCTCTGACCGCCGGACTGGCCAAGGCGGCCGGGGTGCCGGCCCCCGAGGTGCTCGCGTTGCTCGCGGCGGGCCCGGCGCTGGTGCTGGTCGAGCGGCCGCTGGTCGGAGTGCGGATCTCGGCGTGTTCGGCCGACGAGGCGGGCCGGGCCGTGGCCGCCGCGTTCGTGGCCCTGCGCCGGCTGCACGGGGTCGGCGTCGCGCACGGAGCTGTCACCGCCGAGGGCATCCGGCTGTTGCCCGACGGGGGAGCCGGTTTCGCCGACTTCTCACTGGCCCAGCCGGCCACCACGGAGCTGCAGCGCGGGTTGGACGTCGCCGCTCTGCTGGTCGTCACGGCGGCCGAGGTGGGCGCGGATGCCGCAGTCGCCGCCCTGCGCGCGACCTACGCCCTGACCCCGGCGACCGAGGCTCGCCTGGCCGCCCTGCTGCAACCGGTCGTCCTGCCTCCGCCGCTGCGCCGGGAGGTGCGCCGCACCCCGCGGCTGGGCGAGGTGCGGGAGGCGATCATCGGCCCGGGCGGACTGCGCGGCATCGTCGGAGCGCCGCGTCTGGAGCGTCTCCGCCCGCGCACCGTGCTCAGCATCGTCGGCGGAACCGTCGCCGTCTATCTCCTGGCCACGCAGTTGTCCCGGGTCAGCATCGGCGCGGCCATCCGGGCCGCGAACCCGGGGTGGCTCGCCGTCGCGGTGGTCGGATCGGCTCTGACCTACCTCGGCTCCGCGGTGGCCCTCCAGGCCTTCGTGTCCACGAGACTGCCGCTCGGCCGGACCGTCTTCGCGCAGCTGGCCGCGTCCTTCGTCGCCCTGGTGACGCCTCCGGCCGTAGGCCATGTCGGTCTCAACATCCGATACCTGCAGAAGTCCGGCCTGTCCACGGCCACGGCGACGGCCGACGTGGCGGTCAAGGAACTGGTCACCGTGATCATCACGGTCCCACTGCTGCTGATCTGCGGCTGGCTCAGCGGTGTCTCGGGGTCCCGGCTGGCCCTGCTTCCGAGCGGCACCGTGCTGGCCATCCTCGGTGCCACGGCTGCGGTGATGGCGGTGATCGCGCTGGCTCCGCCCACCCGGCGGCTGCTGCGCCGCCGGCTCGAACCGCTGATCCGGCGCACCCTGCCCCAGCTGATCACCACGCTCAGCGATCCGAAGCGCCTGGCCACCGCACTGGTCGGGGTGCTGGTGCTGAACGGGGGGTACGTGCTGGCGCTGGATGCGTCGCTGAGGGCCTTTTCCACGTCGCTCGGCCTGCCGACCCTGGTGGTCGTCTACCTCGCCGCTTCCACTCTCGGATCAGCCGCGCCGACGCCGGGCGGGCTGGGGGCGATCGAGGCGGCGCTGGTCGCGGGCCTGACGGCGGCCGGCGTGCCGGTCGGTGCCTCGATCACCGCCGTCCTGGCCTTCCGGGCGGCGACGTTCTGGTTGCCGGCGCCGTTGGGCTGGGGCGCCTTCGTGATGTTGCAGCGCCGTAGCCGGATCTAG
- a CDS encoding TetR/AcrR family transcriptional regulator: protein MARWEPGARERLQVAALELFAARGFEQTTTADIAQAVGLTERTFFRHFADKREVLFFGQEQYLQAFLDGVEAAPDAAAPLEMVASALNAAARLFPNERRGYSRARQSVIERNPALQERERHKFAELASAVAGGLRGRGVTEPAATLAAESAATVFGIAFARWIAEGEDRPLAQIASDVLGELRNLTSPVSRATTT, encoded by the coding sequence ATGGCGCGATGGGAACCCGGTGCACGAGAACGCCTGCAGGTCGCAGCGCTGGAGTTGTTCGCCGCCCGGGGCTTCGAACAGACGACGACCGCCGACATCGCCCAGGCGGTCGGACTGACCGAGCGCACCTTCTTCCGCCACTTCGCCGACAAGCGTGAGGTGCTGTTCTTCGGTCAGGAGCAATACCTGCAGGCGTTCCTGGACGGAGTCGAGGCGGCGCCCGACGCCGCGGCGCCCCTGGAGATGGTTGCCTCCGCGCTGAATGCGGCGGCGCGGCTCTTTCCGAACGAGCGTCGGGGCTACTCGAGGGCTCGGCAATCGGTCATCGAGCGGAACCCGGCTCTGCAGGAGCGGGAGCGGCACAAGTTCGCCGAATTGGCCTCGGCCGTGGCCGGGGGCCTGCGCGGCCGGGGCGTCACCGAACCGGCCGCCACCCTGGCCGCGGAGTCGGCGGCCACCGTGTTCGGCATCGCCTTCGCCCGGTGGATCGCCGAGGGGGAGGACCGCCCGTTAGCGCAGATCGCCTCCGATGTGCTCGGCGAACTGCGGAACCTCACGAGTCCGGTGTCCCGGGCGACGACGACCTGA
- a CDS encoding LLM class flavin-dependent oxidoreductase, which produces MNLPLSILDLAPINKGQDAGEAIAASVALARQAETFGYRRVWYAEHHNMASIASSATSVLIAHVAAHTTSIRLGAGGVMLPNHSPLTIAEQFGTLAAIHPGRIDLGLGRAPGSDQATMYALRRDASSSDRFPQDVLELQGYLRGETVVAGVNAVPGNGSDVPLYILGSSLFGARLAAALGLPFAFASHFAPGSLHDAISIYREEFRPGPQLDAPHAIAGVNVVAADDLATAEAELHLVKRARVGALFGRGGRTFTDEEADLVLESDAGRQIEQMVRYSAVGTPDAVRDYLVDFARHADADELIIAHQASSVTARLRSVQLTAEAMDTVPAR; this is translated from the coding sequence GTGAACCTTCCACTCTCGATCCTCGACCTCGCACCGATCAACAAGGGCCAGGACGCCGGCGAAGCCATCGCGGCCAGCGTGGCCCTGGCCCGGCAGGCCGAGACCTTCGGCTACCGACGGGTCTGGTACGCCGAGCATCACAACATGGCCTCCATCGCCTCCTCGGCGACGAGTGTGCTCATCGCGCACGTGGCCGCCCACACCACGAGCATCCGGCTCGGGGCGGGCGGCGTCATGCTGCCCAACCACTCCCCGCTCACCATCGCCGAGCAGTTCGGCACCCTGGCCGCCATCCACCCCGGCCGCATCGACCTCGGGCTCGGACGGGCGCCCGGCTCCGACCAGGCCACCATGTACGCGCTCCGGCGCGACGCCTCCTCGTCCGACCGCTTCCCGCAGGACGTGCTGGAGCTGCAGGGCTACCTGCGGGGGGAAACCGTGGTCGCGGGCGTGAACGCGGTGCCCGGCAACGGATCCGACGTTCCGCTGTACATCCTAGGATCGTCGCTCTTCGGGGCGCGACTGGCGGCCGCCCTCGGCCTGCCGTTCGCGTTCGCCTCGCACTTCGCGCCCGGATCGCTGCACGACGCCATCTCCATCTACCGGGAGGAGTTCCGGCCGGGACCGCAGCTGGACGCCCCCCACGCCATCGCGGGGGTGAACGTGGTCGCCGCCGACGACCTCGCCACCGCCGAGGCGGAGTTGCACCTGGTGAAGCGGGCCCGGGTCGGCGCCCTGTTCGGCCGCGGCGGCCGCACGTTCACCGATGAGGAGGCCGACCTCGTTCTGGAGTCGGACGCGGGCCGGCAGATCGAGCAGATGGTGCGCTATTCGGCGGTCGGCACTCCCGACGCCGTCCGGGACTACCTCGTGGACTTCGCCCGGCACGCGGACGCCGACGAACTGATCATCGCCCACCAGGCCTCCTCGGTGACCGCCCGGCTGCGGTCGGTGCAGCTGACCGCCGAGGCGATGGACACCGTCCCGGCCCGCTGA
- a CDS encoding SDR family oxidoreductase gives MRVFVTGASGWIGSAAVDELLAAGHEVTGLARSDASAAAVEAKGAHVRRGDLDDLESIRAGAEAADAVVHLANKHDFADPAVSNAAERGAVQTIGDALAGSNRPFLLASGVVGLAHGRPAVETDRSPFHGPESPRGGSENLALEFADRGVRTVSLRFAPTVHGAGDHGFISVIAGIAREKGVSGYPGAGTNRWAAVHRSDAGRLVALALEKAPAGSRLHAVAEEGVPTREIAEAIGRTFDLPVVSIDPGDVADHFGWIGRYFAMEGATSSAATQALLGWTPTGPGLVEDIDTGAYSAVG, from the coding sequence ATGCGTGTTTTCGTCACCGGAGCCTCCGGATGGATCGGATCCGCCGCCGTCGACGAGTTGCTCGCCGCCGGCCACGAGGTCACCGGCCTCGCCCGCTCCGACGCGTCCGCCGCCGCCGTCGAGGCCAAAGGTGCTCACGTTCGCCGCGGCGATCTGGACGACCTGGAGAGCATCCGCGCCGGAGCCGAAGCGGCCGACGCGGTGGTCCACCTGGCCAACAAACACGACTTCGCGGACCCGGCGGTGTCCAATGCCGCCGAGCGCGGCGCCGTTCAGACCATCGGGGACGCACTGGCCGGCAGCAACCGGCCGTTCCTGCTGGCGTCCGGGGTTGTCGGCCTGGCCCACGGCCGGCCGGCCGTGGAGACCGACCGGTCGCCGTTCCACGGTCCGGAGTCACCTCGCGGCGGCAGCGAGAACCTCGCCCTGGAGTTCGCCGACCGGGGCGTCCGCACGGTGAGCCTGCGCTTCGCACCCACCGTCCACGGAGCCGGTGACCACGGGTTCATCTCGGTGATCGCGGGGATCGCCCGCGAGAAGGGCGTCTCCGGCTATCCCGGCGCCGGTACCAACCGCTGGGCCGCGGTTCACCGGTCCGATGCCGGCCGGCTGGTGGCGCTCGCCCTGGAGAAGGCGCCGGCCGGATCCCGCCTGCACGCGGTGGCCGAGGAAGGTGTGCCCACCCGGGAGATCGCCGAGGCCATCGGGCGGACCTTCGACCTGCCGGTGGTCTCGATCGACCCGGGCGACGTCGCCGATCATTTCGGTTGGATCGGCCGCTACTTCGCCATGGAGGGTGCGACCTCCAGCGCGGCGACGCAGGCGCTGCTCGGGTGGACCCCCACCGGCCCCGGGCTCGTCGAGGACATCGATACCGGTGCGTACTCCGCCGTCGGATGA
- a CDS encoding Na+/H+ antiporter, protein MIITLPVLGLLAGVLLVTALARRLSIPSPILLVVAGFAVSFLPGIPAYQVSPEVVLSVLLPPLLFGAAFESSAVALRALLRPIVQLAVLLVLLTAFTVAFALTAVLPGIPFGAALALGAILAPPDAVAAVAVARKVGLPRNLLTVLEGESLFNDATSLVTLKVAVATIGAGSVSFLHATGEFAWASVGGLLIGAAIGFAVAYGRRHIGSALTITAMTLLCPFAAYVVGESAGASGVLVVVVSGLIIGHRSPAEVAVAVRLTEDATWATLRFTLEATVFALVGLQLRGVFASLDMEGHQVLPAIVVVLATVILSRPLWLYAIHLAVRLIPVTTAATGVAGVAALSWAGMRGVVSLAAAQTLPLHTPYRSLLLVCTIAVIIGTLGLQGPSLPLLIRRLHLTEDRTVDDLRERASAHAEVNAAINRRVDELVEAGQLSDRQADLMRKWAGLRDWRNWDDEGKSRAFGQRLSILSDWRRSLLGIERSVIVSMRNSGELSENVLIEMQHDLDLEEALLERRGRAVEGHLEEIPSADDEARGMDAGPPTEDDTKSDQSRAVDGGGPVDDADVGAVMLDEQRADGPTIRSSSPGTPDS, encoded by the coding sequence ATGATCATCACTTTGCCTGTCCTGGGGCTTCTCGCCGGCGTCCTGCTGGTGACCGCCCTGGCCCGACGGCTCTCCATCCCGTCGCCCATCCTGCTGGTCGTCGCCGGTTTCGCGGTCTCCTTCCTCCCGGGCATCCCGGCCTACCAGGTCAGCCCGGAGGTCGTGCTGTCGGTCCTGCTGCCGCCCTTGTTGTTCGGGGCCGCCTTCGAATCCTCCGCGGTGGCCCTTCGTGCCCTGCTCCGCCCGATCGTGCAACTGGCGGTCCTACTGGTGCTGTTGACCGCGTTCACGGTGGCGTTCGCGCTCACCGCGGTGCTTCCCGGAATCCCGTTCGGAGCCGCCCTGGCCCTCGGCGCCATTCTCGCCCCGCCGGATGCCGTGGCCGCGGTGGCCGTCGCCCGCAAGGTGGGCCTGCCCCGCAATCTGCTCACCGTCCTGGAGGGCGAGTCGCTCTTCAACGACGCCACCTCACTGGTGACGCTCAAGGTGGCGGTGGCCACCATCGGCGCCGGCTCCGTGTCCTTTCTGCACGCCACCGGTGAATTCGCCTGGGCATCGGTCGGGGGCCTGCTGATCGGGGCCGCGATCGGCTTCGCCGTGGCCTACGGCCGTCGGCACATCGGGTCGGCATTGACCATCACGGCCATGACGTTGCTGTGCCCGTTCGCCGCGTACGTCGTGGGCGAGAGTGCCGGCGCGTCGGGAGTCCTGGTGGTCGTGGTCAGCGGCCTGATCATCGGCCACCGCTCCCCCGCGGAGGTGGCAGTGGCCGTCCGGCTGACCGAGGACGCCACCTGGGCCACCCTGCGGTTCACCCTCGAGGCAACGGTGTTCGCCTTGGTCGGGCTGCAGTTGCGAGGGGTCTTCGCCTCCTTGGACATGGAAGGGCATCAGGTACTCCCGGCCATCGTGGTGGTGCTGGCCACGGTGATCCTGAGTCGACCGCTCTGGCTGTACGCCATCCACCTGGCGGTCCGGTTGATCCCGGTCACCACGGCGGCCACCGGGGTGGCCGGGGTCGCGGCCCTGTCCTGGGCCGGGATGCGGGGGGTGGTCTCGTTGGCCGCCGCGCAGACCCTGCCGCTGCACACGCCCTACCGATCGCTCCTGCTGGTGTGCACGATCGCGGTGATCATCGGGACATTGGGCCTGCAGGGCCCTTCCCTGCCGCTGCTCATCCGGCGTCTGCATCTGACCGAGGACCGCACGGTCGACGATCTCCGGGAGCGGGCATCAGCCCACGCGGAGGTCAATGCGGCGATCAATCGACGCGTCGACGAGTTGGTGGAGGCCGGGCAGCTGTCGGACCGTCAGGCCGACCTGATGCGCAAGTGGGCGGGCCTGCGCGACTGGCGGAACTGGGACGACGAGGGGAAGTCGCGGGCCTTCGGCCAACGACTGAGCATCCTGTCCGACTGGCGACGCTCCCTCCTGGGCATCGAGCGATCGGTGATCGTCTCGATGCGCAACAGCGGTGAGTTGTCGGAGAACGTGCTCATCGAGATGCAGCACGACCTGGATCTGGAGGAGGCGCTGCTGGAACGTCGCGGCCGCGCGGTCGAGGGTCACCTCGAGGAGATCCCGAGCGCCGACGACGAGGCCCGCGGCATGGACGCCGGCCCCCCGACCGAGGACGACACCAAGTCGGACCAATCGAGAGCAGTGGACGGCGGCGGGCCGGTCGATGATGCCGACGTCGGCGCCGTCATGCTCGACGAGCAGCGGGCCGACGGCCCGACGATCAGGTCGTCGTCGCCCGGGACACCGGACTCGTGA